The following proteins come from a genomic window of Phnomibacter ginsenosidimutans:
- a CDS encoding alpha-ketoacid dehydrogenase subunit alpha/beta has protein sequence MIEQQLLHKAYRLMYASVCMANKYEENRSVCKYVHSTSLGHQAIQLAVAFQLRPEDWVSPYYRDESILLGIGMEPADLMRQLLAKANDPFSGGRSYYSHPSLNDADKPRIMHQSSATGMQVIPATGAAHGLQMLNKPGLVVCSLGDASMTEGEVAEALQVAVLHKLPILYLVQDNGWGISATATESRVMSAVQYAQGFPGLTAIEIDGTDFAKCYSTVADVLQHLRSGAGPVLLQANVPLLGHHTSGVRKEFYRNENELQQEAERDPVQKLKTSLLAQGLTPAQLQDIEKAAQQWVDEAFEAAQASPDPDAATVTQHVFAPTPVLEEKGNRQPANAAAIPMVDAALFAIREIMQQHPEAVLYGQDVGRRLGGVFREAATLADQFGDNRVFNTAIQEAYIIGSTAGMSAVGVKPIVEIQFADYIYPGFNQLVTELSKSCYLSMGKFPVSAVIRVPTGAYGGGGPYHSGSIESTLLSIKGIKVVYPSNAADMKGLMKAAFFDPNPVVMLEHKGLYWSKVPGTDAAKTPEPDADYIIPLGKGRIVQAASEAAIAAGESCCVITYGMGVHWAIGAAKAFAQQVEIIDLRSLYPLDEAMMYAAVQKHGKCLVLTEEQQAHSYAESLAGRIQQHCFQYLDAPVQVMGALDRQLYPFMYSLNRLCCQQ, from the coding sequence ATGATTGAACAGCAATTGTTGCACAAGGCCTACCGGCTAATGTATGCCAGCGTATGCATGGCAAACAAGTACGAGGAAAACCGCAGTGTTTGTAAATATGTGCACAGCACCAGCCTGGGCCACCAAGCCATTCAACTGGCCGTGGCTTTTCAGCTTCGCCCCGAAGATTGGGTAAGCCCCTATTACCGCGATGAAAGCATACTGTTGGGCATTGGCATGGAGCCCGCCGACCTGATGCGGCAATTGCTAGCCAAAGCCAACGATCCGTTTAGCGGTGGCCGCAGTTACTACAGCCATCCCAGCCTGAATGATGCCGATAAGCCCCGCATTATGCACCAGAGTAGTGCCACAGGCATGCAGGTAATTCCTGCCACAGGTGCAGCACATGGTTTGCAAATGCTGAACAAGCCTGGCTTGGTGGTTTGCTCTCTCGGCGATGCCAGCATGACAGAAGGGGAAGTAGCCGAAGCATTGCAGGTGGCCGTGCTGCACAAGCTGCCCATTTTGTATTTGGTGCAGGATAACGGTTGGGGTATTAGTGCAACGGCTACCGAAAGCCGGGTGATGAGTGCCGTACAATATGCCCAAGGCTTTCCGGGGCTTACGGCTATTGAAATTGATGGCACCGATTTTGCGAAATGTTATTCGACAGTAGCAGATGTGTTGCAACATTTGCGCAGTGGAGCAGGGCCTGTTTTGCTGCAAGCCAACGTGCCTTTGCTTGGCCATCATACCAGCGGGGTACGCAAAGAATTTTATCGTAACGAGAATGAATTGCAGCAGGAAGCAGAAAGAGATCCTGTACAAAAATTAAAGACATCTTTGCTGGCCCAAGGTTTGACGCCAGCACAATTACAAGATATAGAGAAAGCGGCGCAGCAATGGGTAGATGAAGCATTTGAGGCCGCTCAAGCTTCGCCCGACCCCGATGCCGCTACTGTAACGCAACATGTATTTGCGCCTACGCCTGTGCTGGAAGAAAAAGGCAACCGACAACCCGCCAACGCTGCTGCTATACCCATGGTAGATGCGGCGTTGTTTGCCATTCGGGAAATCATGCAGCAACATCCTGAAGCGGTGTTGTACGGGCAAGATGTGGGCCGCCGCCTGGGTGGTGTTTTCCGCGAAGCCGCTACACTCGCCGATCAGTTTGGCGACAACCGGGTGTTCAATACCGCTATTCAGGAAGCGTACATTATTGGCAGTACAGCAGGCATGAGTGCTGTAGGCGTAAAGCCAATTGTAGAGATTCAGTTTGCCGATTATATCTATCCCGGTTTTAATCAGCTGGTGACGGAGCTCAGCAAAAGCTGCTACCTCAGCATGGGTAAGTTTCCAGTGTCGGCAGTAATACGGGTGCCTACAGGGGCGTATGGTGGTGGTGGCCCGTACCACAGTGGCAGTATCGAAAGCACCTTGCTCAGCATCAAGGGCATCAAAGTAGTGTATCCTTCCAATGCCGCAGATATGAAGGGCTTGATGAAAGCCGCTTTCTTCGACCCGAATCCGGTGGTAATGCTGGAGCACAAAGGATTGTACTGGAGCAAAGTGCCCGGTACAGATGCCGCGAAAACGCCGGAACCAGATGCAGATTATATCATTCCGCTGGGCAAGGGTCGCATAGTGCAGGCCGCCAGTGAAGCCGCTATTGCAGCAGGTGAATCCTGCTGTGTGATTACGTATGGCATGGGTGTGCATTGGGCAATCGGCGCCGCAAAAGCGTTTGCGCAGCAAGTGGAAATCATTGACCTGCGGAGTTTGTATCCTTTGGATGAAGCTATGATGTATGCAGCAGTGCAAAAACATGGCAAATGCCTGGTGCTGACGGAAGAGCAACAAGCACACAGTTATGCAGAAAGTTTGGCCGGACGTATTCAGCAGCATTGTTTTCAATACTTAGATGCGCCGGTGCAGGTAATGGGTGCATTGGATCGCCAGCTGTACCCATTCATGTACAGCTTGAATCGGCTATGCTGCCAACAGTAG
- a CDS encoding TlpA disulfide reductase family protein, with protein sequence MTKAFYFLAAVLLGNAVAAQQPFTLTGNVSKVKDPVSKVYLSYYADGESHRDSTEVKNGTFTFKGTLNEAILGNLMVRIKDSAGTGLRPYNMRRDGYGIFLQPGKLSISSVDSFSNATVKGSAAHTAYLKLKAMNKELDDKAAELNKKYGEYSRAKDEAGMKQIEKEFDALEAQMNANYKKYITENTQSPIALYALNRYAGYDINAADVEPIFLLLPEATRNSSGGKDMAEKIDKAKKTGIGVIAMDFTQNDTLGNPVTLSSFRGKYLLIDFWASWCGPCRRENPNVVAAYQKYHAKGFDILGVSLDQPNAKEKWMKAIHDDNLTWTQVSDLKYWKNEVAVQYGIQAIPQNFLLDPEGKIIGKNLRGEELQQKLAEIFK encoded by the coding sequence ATGACTAAAGCATTTTATTTTTTGGCAGCCGTATTGCTGGGCAATGCAGTAGCTGCACAACAACCCTTCACACTCACTGGCAACGTGAGTAAGGTAAAAGATCCGGTAAGCAAAGTGTACTTGTCGTACTATGCCGATGGCGAAAGCCACCGCGATAGTACCGAAGTAAAAAACGGAACATTTACGTTTAAGGGTACACTCAATGAAGCCATATTGGGCAACCTGATGGTACGCATCAAAGACAGTGCCGGCACCGGTTTGCGACCATACAACATGCGGAGAGATGGGTATGGCATTTTCTTGCAACCCGGCAAACTCAGCATCAGCAGTGTCGATTCTTTTTCGAACGCAACTGTAAAAGGTTCTGCTGCGCATACTGCTTATCTGAAGCTGAAAGCCATGAACAAAGAGCTGGATGACAAAGCTGCGGAGCTCAACAAAAAATATGGTGAATACAGCCGTGCAAAAGATGAAGCTGGCATGAAGCAAATAGAAAAAGAATTTGATGCCTTAGAAGCACAAATGAATGCCAATTACAAAAAGTACATTACGGAGAATACACAGTCGCCTATTGCGTTGTATGCACTCAACCGCTACGCCGGATACGACATCAATGCTGCCGATGTAGAGCCCATTTTTTTATTGTTGCCCGAAGCAACCCGCAATAGCTCGGGTGGTAAAGACATGGCAGAAAAAATAGACAAGGCGAAGAAAACCGGCATCGGTGTTATTGCCATGGATTTTACGCAGAATGATACACTCGGCAATCCGGTAACATTGTCTTCTTTCCGTGGTAAATATTTACTCATCGATTTTTGGGCCAGCTGGTGTGGTCCTTGCCGTCGTGAAAACCCGAATGTTGTGGCGGCCTATCAAAAGTATCATGCCAAAGGTTTTGATATTTTGGGCGTATCACTCGACCAGCCCAATGCCAAAGAAAAATGGATGAAAGCCATTCATGATGACAACCTTACGTGGACACAGGTTTCTGATTTGAAATACTGGAAAAATGAAGTAGCCGTACAGTACGGCATACAGGCTATTCCGCAAAACTTCCTGCTCGATCCGGAAGGCAAGATCATTGGCAAAAACCTGCGGGGCGAAGAACTGCAGCAAAAGCTGGCCGAAATTTTCAAATAG